A window of Salmo trutta chromosome 31, fSalTru1.1, whole genome shotgun sequence contains these coding sequences:
- the lyrm4a gene encoding LYR motif-containing protein 4, with amino-acid sequence MAACSRTQVISLYRMLIKESKKFPSYNYRTYALRRVKDSFRENLHVDNPKTLDMLLNQARENLAVIRRQVSIGQMYTAQRTIVEETGVHRDL; translated from the exons ATGGCGGCATGCAGCAGAACGCAGGTGATCTCCTTATACAGGATGCTTATAAAAGAGAGCAAGAAATTCCCCTCTTACAATTACAG AACATATGCCCTGCGCAGGGTAAAGGATAGCTTCAGGGAGAATCTCCATGTTGACAACCCAAAAACTCTGGATATGCTGCTCAACCAGGCCAGAGAGAACCTTGCTGTCATCAGGAGACAG GTGTCCATTGgccaaatgtacactgctcaGAGGACCATTGTGGAGGAAACTGGAGTCCACAGGGACCTCTGA
- the riok1 gene encoding serine/threonine-protein kinase RIO1, with protein MSMAQIVPGQFDDAEESNSVAVTLPAEEMLAIEGQVSGVSLDTPYHDLCEYDEEEEEEEEEEEDDDEEDDWDWNDTGDLTKRYMANRTGMNHQANKQNLSNKSQKLSTPTDKALRKFEHKINLDKLNYADSVINKVTVMQKQQNADTFRVKDKSDRATVEQVLDPRTRMILFKMLSRGVISEINGCISTGKEANVYHATTANGESRAIKIYKTSILLFKDRDKYVSGEFRFRHGYCKGNPRKMVRTWAEKEMRNLIRLQTAGIPSPEPIMLRSHVLLMSFIGKDDMPAPLLKNASLSESKARELYLQVIQNMRVMYQEARLVHSDLSEFNMLYNDGDAYIIDVSQSVEHDHPHALEFLRKDCTNVNDFFLKRGVAAMTLRELFEFVIDPSITSSNINLYLEKAMDIASERTAEERSNQDSVNEEVFKNAYIPRTLTEVSHYERDVDAMTNMKDDESSRNMLNDNILYQTVTGLKKDLSGVQTVPALLQDCDVEESSSSEDEDEDEDGGKQESVGEESQIDKKEMKKLAKEAQREKRKNKTPKHVKKRKERVSKMKKGK; from the exons ATGTCCATGGCCCAGATTGTACCAGGACAGTTTGATGATGCGGAGGAATCAAACAG TGTTGCCGTCACCCTTCCAGCTGAGGAGATGCTTGCGATAGAGGGCCAGGTCAGTGGAGTTAGCCTGGACACACCATATCATGATTTGTGTGAatatgatgaagaggaggaggaggaagaggaggaggaggaggatgatgatgaggaggatgattGGGACTGGAATGATACTGGGGACTTGACAAAAAGATACATGGCAAATAGAACAGGAATGAATCACCAG gCAAATAAACAAAATCTTAGTAACAAATCACAGAAACTGTCAACCCCCACTGACAAAGCTCTGAGGAAATTTGAACACAAAATTAATTTAG ATAAGCTCAACTATGCTGACTCTGTGATCAACAAAGTGACCGTGATGCAGAAACAACAAAATGCTGACAC GTTTCGAGTGAAAGACAAATCTGATCGGGCTACAGTTGAGCAG GTGTTGGACCCACGGACGAGAATGATTCTGTTTAAGATGCTCAGCAGGGGTGTCATTTCAGAGATCAATGGATGCATCAGCACAGGCAAAGAG GCAAATGTTTACCACGCAACCACTGCCAATGGTGAGAGCAGAGCCATCAAGATCTACAAGACCTCCATCTTACTGTTCAAGGACCGTGACAAATATGTTAGTGGAGAATTCAG GTTCCGCCATGGCTACTGTAAAGGAAACCCCAGGAAGATGGTGCGAACCTGGGCCGAGAAGGAGATGAGAAACCTCATCAG GTTGCAGACGGCCGGCATCCCGAGTCCGGAGCCAATCATGCTGCGTAGCCACGTGCTCCTTATGAGTTTCATCGGCAAGGATGACAT GCCTGCTCCTCTGTTGAAGAACGCTTCCCTGTCTGAGTCCAAAGCCCGTGAGCTGTACCTCCAGGTGATACAAAACATGAGGGTTATGTACCAGGAGGCCCGGTTGGTCCATTCAGACCTCAGTGAGTTCAACATGCT GTACAACGACGGCGACGCCTACATCATCGACGTGTCTCAGTCTGTGGAGCACGACCACCCCCACGCTCTGGAGTTCCTGCGCAAAGACTGTACCAATGTCAACG ACTTTTTCCTGAAGCGAGGTGTAGCGGCGATGACGTTGCGCGAGCTCTTTGAGTTTGTCATCGATCCCTCCATCACCAGCAGCAACATCAACCTCTACTTGGAAAAG GCGATGGACATTGCTTCCGAGAGGACGGCAGAGGAGAGGTCCAATCAGGATAGTGTGAATGAGGAG GTGTTTAAGAACGCGTACATCCCACGCACGCTTACAGAAGTGAGCCACTACGAACGTGACGTGGATGCCATGACAAACATGAAAGACGACGAGTCCTCACGCAACATGCTGAATGACAAC ATCCTCTACCAGACAGTGACGGGCCTGAAGAAGGATCTGTCTGGAGTTCAGACA GTACCTGCCCTGCTGCAGGACTGTGATGTGGAGGAGAGCTCAAGTTCAGAGGATgaagatgaggatgaggatggtgGCAAACAGGAGTCTGTGGGAGAGGAGTCTCAGATTGACAAGAAG GAGATGAAGAAACTGGCCAAGGAGGCCCAGAGGGAaaagagaaaaaacaaaacaccGAAACACGtgaagaagagaaaggagagggttTCAAAGATGAAGAAAGGCAAATGA
- the rpp40 gene encoding ribonuclease P protein subunit p40: protein MYPELAKCPRSLLVCEKSNFEHEKSRHDTHVSKHYFNHKVSVVIPECGALSSRLASVINNFSKYFLVKNLPVYEFLDKDFLKNVVWNGALYALSYKTSIDQDNTIALLPSSQLILSVDKDTYEQLGLEGKPSQYNHRQPMRYVVTIDLTDKSMDPEGKRYQRVLSCLKERVPLKSDFLLGRHNSGADGDKALQSLLSRYQWKEHRPVVSSHTLKDLPCPSLHALDLRGDQRSCDPHSFLEWLGAVSAGVSCDNTAASFLSTYVCPEPQTLVSQALHCTVSGLLLPEDIYSLLQELRRYFDEPKFTSWLSLTVHGFMDSPVSWGDAEHGFHKGGENFYNFVLFKNQDYWLHMGTGSHDRCPP from the exons ATGTACCCGGAGCTAGCCAAGTGTCCAAGAAGTTTACTTGTTTGCGAGAAATCGAACTTTGAGCATGAAAAGTCTAGACACGACACTCACGtgtcaaaacattattttaaccaCAAG GTGTCGGTTGTAATACCGGAATGTGGTGCCCTTTCTTCTCGGCTGGCCAGTGTCATAAACAATTTCAGCAAGTATTTTCTGGTGAAGAATTTACCAGTCTATGAGTTTTTGGATAAAGACTTCTTGAAGAATGTTGTGTGGAATG GCGCTCTCTATGCTCTTTCCTACAAGACAAGCATTGACCAGGATAACACCATTGCACTTCTCCCTAGTA GTCAGCTGATCCTCTCTGTGGATAAGGACACGTATGAACAGCTGGGTTTGGAGGGAAAGCCGTCACAGTACAATCACAGACAGCCCATGAGATATG TCGTGACCATTGACCTGACGGATAAATCCATGGATCCGGAAGGGAAACGCTACCAGCGAGTTCTCTCCTGCCTTAAAGAAAGGGTGCCTCTGAAAAGCGACTTCCTGCTAGGACGGCACAATTCAG GGGCGGATGGGGATAAAGCGCTGCAGAGTCTCCTGTCCCGTTACCAGTGGAAAGAGCACAGACCAGTGGTCAGTAGCCACACCCTGAAGGATCTGCCATGTCCATCCCTGCACGCTTTGGACCTGCGCGGGGACCAGCGGTCTTGTGACCCCCACAGCTTTCTGGAGTGGCTTGGAGCAGTGAGCGCTGGTGTCAGTTG TGACAATACAGCAGCCAGCTTCCTTTCGACATACGTCTGTCCAGAGCCCCAAACACTGGTGAGCCAAGCCCTGCATTGCACAGTGTCCGGCCTGCTGCTGCCCGAAGACATCTACTCTCTGCTGCAGGAACTGCG GCGGTACTTTGACGAACCCAAATTCACATCCTGGCTGTCACTGACTGTACACGGCTTCATGGACAGTCCCGTTTCCTGGGGAGACGCAGAACACGGGTTTCACAAGGGTGGCGAAAACTTCTACAACTTCGTCCTCTTCAAGAACCAGGACTACTGGTTGCACATGGGCACTGGCTCCCATGATAGATGCCCCCCATGA